One genomic segment of Odocoileus virginianus isolate 20LAN1187 ecotype Illinois chromosome 33, Ovbor_1.2, whole genome shotgun sequence includes these proteins:
- the ZNF853 gene encoding zinc finger protein 853 isoform X2: MKVRRATKTFVRKPHRLKDGSLGPDTPSGGSGGSVSQEGENGQERSSSPPRPAVSAPKRASEVAEETVSGRQTLHAQQSEQPPEQQPQRQPHKQGSRPQPEPQRQQDGREPLPQPQPELQEEPRSVPQGPLKPRLRLMPRQKPSREQHRQVRRRSRLRQERFQRQELQEKPMCVPYEPQRQLQEQSEEGAVQEQPLPQLRQELQQDLQQGWPQLPQQEAQPLQPAVQQPPQPQQQEPLQPQQEQLQPQQESLHPQQEQPQHQEQPQPQPREQLQPQQEHLQLQPPQEQLQPQQEHLQLQQQLQKQQEQLELLQQQQEQLELLLQQLQPRPLGPEEEEEVELELMPVDMESDQELERQRQELERQQEQRQLQLQLQEQLQQLEKQLEQQLAQPPEVQLELTPVEPGVHPPELQLELTPVPPELQLELVPAAAGAPAAVVVAPPGYVVLQELMVLPAAAVSAPSIVAVPGPPGGGAALTPARPPRRRRRARDRPTICGECGKGFSRSTDLVRHQATHTGERPHRCGECGKSFSQHSNLVTHQRIHTGEKPYACPYCAKRFSESSALVQHQRTHTGERPYACGDCGKRFSVSSNLLRHRRTHSGERPYACEDCGERFRHKVQIRRHERQLHGAGRSRGLGLLRSSRTAAGGTPRAEPAADKAP; the protein is encoded by the coding sequence GTGGCAGCGGTGGGAGTGTGAGTCAGGAGGGAGAAAATGGTCAGGAGAGGAGCAGCAGCCCACCGCGGCCAGCAGTCTCAGCTCCCAAGCGGGCCAGTGAGGTCGCTGAGGAGACCGTGTCGGGACGGCAGACGCTGCACGCCCAACAGTCAGAACAGCCGCCAGAGCAGCAGCCACAGCGGCAGCCACACAAGCAAGGGTCAAGACCTCAGCCAGAGCCGCAGCGGCAGCAGGATGGGCGAGAGCCGCTGCCCCAGCCGCAGCCAGAACTGCAGGAAGAGCCCCGGTCTGTGCCACAGGGGCCGCTGAAACCGCGGCTGCGGCTGATGCCGCGGCAGAAACCGTCACGGGAGCAGCACAGGCAGGTGCGACGGCGGTCACGGCTGCGGCAGGAACGGTTCCAGCGGCAGGAACTGCAGGAAAAGCCCATGTGTGTGCCGTATGAGCCGCAGAGGCAGCTGCAGGAACAATCAGAGGAGGGGGCTGTGCAGGAACAGCCGCTGCCACAGCTGCGGCAGGAGCTGCAACAGGACCTGCAGCAGGGATGGCCGCAGCTGCCGCAGCAAGAGGCACAACCGCTGCAGCCAGCAGTCCAGCAGCCTCCGCAGCCACAGCAGCAGGAGCCGTTACAGCCCCAGCAGGAGCAGCTGCAGCCACAGCAGGAGTCACTGCACCCGCAGCAGGAACAGCCCCAGCACCAAGAACAGCCGCAGCCGCAGCCGCGGGAACAGCTGCAGCCGCAGCAGGAGCACTTGCAGCTGCAGCCGCCGCAGGAACAGCTGCAGCCGCAGCAGGAGCACttgcagctgcagcagcagctgcagaagcagcaggaacagctggagctgctgcagcagcagcaagaacagCTGGAGCTGCTGCTGCAGCAGCTGCAGCCCCGGCCCCTGGggccggaggaggaggaggaggtggagctgGAGCTCATGCCGGTGGACATGGAGTCCGATCAGGAGCTGGAGCGGCAGCGGCAGGAGCTGGAGCGGCAGCAGGAGCAGCGGCAGCTGCAGCTCCAGCTGCAGGAGCAGTTGCAGCAGCTGGAGAAGCAACTGGAGCAGCAGCTGGCACAGCCGCCGGAGGTGCAGCTGGAGCTGACGCCGGTGGAGCCCGGGGTCCACCCACCCGAGCTGCAGCTGGAGCTGACCCCGGTGCCGCCCGAGCTGCAGCTGGAGCTGGTGCCGGCCGCCGCGGGGGCGCCCGCCGCGGTGGTGGTGGCGCCCCCGGGCTACGTGGTGCTGCAGGAGCTGATGGTGCTGCCGGCGGCAGCTGTGTCGGCGCCCTCGATCGTGGCCGTCCCGGGCCCGCCGGGCGGCGGCGCGGCCCTGACGCCGGCTCGGCCGCCGCGACGGCGGCGGCGCGCCCGGGACCGGCCGACCATCTGCGGGGAGTGCGGCAAGGGCTTCAGCCGCAGCACGGACCTGGTGCGGCACCAGGCCACGCACACCGGCGAGCGGCCGCACCGCTGCGGGGAGTGCGGCAAGAGCTTCTCGCAGCACTCGAACCTGGTGACGCACCAGCGCAtccacacgggcgagaagccctacGCGTGCCCGTACTGCGCCAAGCGCTTCAGCGAGAGCTCGGCGCTGGTGCAGCACCAGCGCACGCACACGGGCGAGCGGCCCTACGCCTGCGGCGACTGCGGCAAGCGCTTCAGCGTCTCGTCCAACCTGCTGCGCCACCGCCGCACGCACTCGGGCGAGCGGCCCTACGCCTGCGAGGACTGCGGCGAGCGCTTCCGCCACAAGGTTCAGATCCGCCGCCACGAGCGCCAGCTGCACGGCGCCGGCCGCTCCCGGGGTCTCGGCCTGCTTCGCAGCTCGCGCACGGCTGCCGGGGGCACCCCGCGCGCCGAGCCGGCGGCGGACAAGGCGCCCTGA
- the ZNF853 gene encoding zinc finger protein 853 isoform X1: MLVPAQPAPQDLGLTARMKVRRATKTFVRKPHRLKDGSLGPDTPSGGSGGSVSQEGENGQERSSSPPRPAVSAPKRASEVAEETVSGRQTLHAQQSEQPPEQQPQRQPHKQGSRPQPEPQRQQDGREPLPQPQPELQEEPRSVPQGPLKPRLRLMPRQKPSREQHRQVRRRSRLRQERFQRQELQEKPMCVPYEPQRQLQEQSEEGAVQEQPLPQLRQELQQDLQQGWPQLPQQEAQPLQPAVQQPPQPQQQEPLQPQQEQLQPQQESLHPQQEQPQHQEQPQPQPREQLQPQQEHLQLQPPQEQLQPQQEHLQLQQQLQKQQEQLELLQQQQEQLELLLQQLQPRPLGPEEEEEVELELMPVDMESDQELERQRQELERQQEQRQLQLQLQEQLQQLEKQLEQQLAQPPEVQLELTPVEPGVHPPELQLELTPVPPELQLELVPAAAGAPAAVVVAPPGYVVLQELMVLPAAAVSAPSIVAVPGPPGGGAALTPARPPRRRRRARDRPTICGECGKGFSRSTDLVRHQATHTGERPHRCGECGKSFSQHSNLVTHQRIHTGEKPYACPYCAKRFSESSALVQHQRTHTGERPYACGDCGKRFSVSSNLLRHRRTHSGERPYACEDCGERFRHKVQIRRHERQLHGAGRSRGLGLLRSSRTAAGGTPRAEPAADKAP; this comes from the coding sequence GTGGCAGCGGTGGGAGTGTGAGTCAGGAGGGAGAAAATGGTCAGGAGAGGAGCAGCAGCCCACCGCGGCCAGCAGTCTCAGCTCCCAAGCGGGCCAGTGAGGTCGCTGAGGAGACCGTGTCGGGACGGCAGACGCTGCACGCCCAACAGTCAGAACAGCCGCCAGAGCAGCAGCCACAGCGGCAGCCACACAAGCAAGGGTCAAGACCTCAGCCAGAGCCGCAGCGGCAGCAGGATGGGCGAGAGCCGCTGCCCCAGCCGCAGCCAGAACTGCAGGAAGAGCCCCGGTCTGTGCCACAGGGGCCGCTGAAACCGCGGCTGCGGCTGATGCCGCGGCAGAAACCGTCACGGGAGCAGCACAGGCAGGTGCGACGGCGGTCACGGCTGCGGCAGGAACGGTTCCAGCGGCAGGAACTGCAGGAAAAGCCCATGTGTGTGCCGTATGAGCCGCAGAGGCAGCTGCAGGAACAATCAGAGGAGGGGGCTGTGCAGGAACAGCCGCTGCCACAGCTGCGGCAGGAGCTGCAACAGGACCTGCAGCAGGGATGGCCGCAGCTGCCGCAGCAAGAGGCACAACCGCTGCAGCCAGCAGTCCAGCAGCCTCCGCAGCCACAGCAGCAGGAGCCGTTACAGCCCCAGCAGGAGCAGCTGCAGCCACAGCAGGAGTCACTGCACCCGCAGCAGGAACAGCCCCAGCACCAAGAACAGCCGCAGCCGCAGCCGCGGGAACAGCTGCAGCCGCAGCAGGAGCACTTGCAGCTGCAGCCGCCGCAGGAACAGCTGCAGCCGCAGCAGGAGCACttgcagctgcagcagcagctgcagaagcagcaggaacagctggagctgctgcagcagcagcaagaacagCTGGAGCTGCTGCTGCAGCAGCTGCAGCCCCGGCCCCTGGggccggaggaggaggaggaggtggagctgGAGCTCATGCCGGTGGACATGGAGTCCGATCAGGAGCTGGAGCGGCAGCGGCAGGAGCTGGAGCGGCAGCAGGAGCAGCGGCAGCTGCAGCTCCAGCTGCAGGAGCAGTTGCAGCAGCTGGAGAAGCAACTGGAGCAGCAGCTGGCACAGCCGCCGGAGGTGCAGCTGGAGCTGACGCCGGTGGAGCCCGGGGTCCACCCACCCGAGCTGCAGCTGGAGCTGACCCCGGTGCCGCCCGAGCTGCAGCTGGAGCTGGTGCCGGCCGCCGCGGGGGCGCCCGCCGCGGTGGTGGTGGCGCCCCCGGGCTACGTGGTGCTGCAGGAGCTGATGGTGCTGCCGGCGGCAGCTGTGTCGGCGCCCTCGATCGTGGCCGTCCCGGGCCCGCCGGGCGGCGGCGCGGCCCTGACGCCGGCTCGGCCGCCGCGACGGCGGCGGCGCGCCCGGGACCGGCCGACCATCTGCGGGGAGTGCGGCAAGGGCTTCAGCCGCAGCACGGACCTGGTGCGGCACCAGGCCACGCACACCGGCGAGCGGCCGCACCGCTGCGGGGAGTGCGGCAAGAGCTTCTCGCAGCACTCGAACCTGGTGACGCACCAGCGCAtccacacgggcgagaagccctacGCGTGCCCGTACTGCGCCAAGCGCTTCAGCGAGAGCTCGGCGCTGGTGCAGCACCAGCGCACGCACACGGGCGAGCGGCCCTACGCCTGCGGCGACTGCGGCAAGCGCTTCAGCGTCTCGTCCAACCTGCTGCGCCACCGCCGCACGCACTCGGGCGAGCGGCCCTACGCCTGCGAGGACTGCGGCGAGCGCTTCCGCCACAAGGTTCAGATCCGCCGCCACGAGCGCCAGCTGCACGGCGCCGGCCGCTCCCGGGGTCTCGGCCTGCTTCGCAGCTCGCGCACGGCTGCCGGGGGCACCCCGCGCGCCGAGCCGGCGGCGGACAAGGCGCCCTGA